The nucleotide sequence ATTTCCTGAATCTTCTCCAGCCCTTCGATTCCTTTCAGGGTGATGGCCTTTACATCGTCTTTGTAGTAACCATAACGTTCATACATGGCAATCATAGCGTCCCAGAGGGTCATATTTCTGGTTTTATAGTAAGCGGCCGCTTCGCACAATGTCATGGAAGCCACTACCGCATCCTTGTCTCTCGCGTAAGTTCCGGTCAGGCAGCCATAGCTTTCTTCCATACCGAACAGGTAGGTTCCGTTTCCGGTATTTTCAAATTCCAGAATCTTCTGGCCGATAAACTTGAATCCGGTAAGCACTTCCACCAGAGCAATTCCATAGTATTTCGCAATAGCGTCCGCCATATTGGTGGATACAATAGATTTGATAAAAGCTCCGTCTGCAGGAAGCCCTCCCTGTTCCTTTCTCTGGCTGATCACGTAATCTCCAATCAGGCAGCCGGACATATTTCCGGTAAGGCTGTGGTATTCTCCGGTTTTGGAGTCCTTTACATATACTCCGAGGCGGTCTGCATCCGGGTCTGTGGCCAGAATCAGATCTGCATCTACTTCTTTTCCCAGCTTTAAGCCCAGCTGGAAGGCTTCTTCCGATTCCGGATTGGGATAGCTGACTGTGGGAAATTCTCCATCGGGCAGCTCCTGCTCCGGCACTACATATACATGCTCAAAGCCCAGCTCCTTCAGCACACGGCGCACCGGGATATTTCCGGTTCCATGGAGAGGGGAATATACAATCTTCATATCCTTTGCCACTGCGTCAATGCAGTCCTGCCGCAGAACCAGACTCTTTAACTCTTCAATATAGGGATCGTCAATATCTTTTCCAATGGTGACGTAAAGTCCCGCCTTCTGTGCCTCATCCTTGTCCATGGTCTTTACTGTGGCATAATCGGTCACTTTCTTTACCTCATCCATAATACCTTTGTCGTGGGGCGGTGTAATCTGGGCGCCGTCCTCCCAGTACACTTTGTATCCGTTATATTCCGGAGGATTATGGCTTGCAGTAATGTTGATACCTGCAATACAGCCCAGCCGGCGCACTGCATAGGACAGTTCCGGCGTAGGTCTTAAAGACTCGAATACATATGCTTTGATTCCGTTTGCAGCCAGGCACAATGCCGCTTCATCTGCAAATTCCGGTGACATTCTCCGGGAATCGTATGCGATTGCCACACCTTTGGCCTGTCCGTTTACAGAGGCAATATAATTCGCAAGGCCCTGAGTTGCTTTGCGCACCGTATAAATGTTCATACGGTTGGTACCGGCGCCGATTACGCCGCGAAGGCCTGCTGTTCCAAATTCCAGATCCATGTAAAAACGTTCTTCTATTTCCTTTTCATCCTCGGCGATTCTCTGTAATTCCGCTTTGGTCCCTTCGTCAAAATATGGGTTGTTCAACCACTCCTGGTACATTTCCTTGTGATCCATGTTAATCCTCCTCGTTTTCCTTTCTGCAGCTTTTCCTTTCTCCGGAATCAAGCTACTTTTATCATACTTCATGGAATGATATTTCTCAACTGTTTTTTGAAAAAACTGACAGTTCAGGGTAACAGTTCAGCCCAGGACTTTGCGCCTGCTGCAAAGTCTGTGAGAATGTGTAATGGTTGAGAAGAATCCGGCCTCTTTGCCGAAGGCAGACTGGAACAGGCCGGATTCAGTAACTATGAAGCCGCAGGCTGAATCGTTACAGACAGTTCAGCCTGCGGCTTCTCTGTTACATTGTTCCGTCTCCTAATTCCCGGTGCCTGAAGCATTATCGGGCGTTACATTGTTTCTGTTGTTATTGTTGTTATTGTTGCTATTATTGCTATTATTGTTATTGTTGTTATTATTGTTATTATTGTTATTATTGTTATTATTGTTATTATTGTTATTATTGTTATTGCTGTTGGATGTTGCGATGGTCTCATCCGAACTTTTATCACTGAGCTTAATGGTCAGCTCCGCAGTTTTGGAATTGACAATCAGAATTCTGCTCCATTTCTCATAACCGTCGGCCTCTGCAGTCAGACGGTGGGTTCCGTAACGCACCTCCACTGCCTTGCTGATATCTGTCAGGTTCCCGTCCAGATATACTTTCGCATTCTCCGGCTCCACTTTAAAGCGAATCTGGCAGAATTTCGGCCCCTCGCCTTTCAGTTCATCCAGATTTACCAGAGTCTCCTGATTGGCCTCCACCTGAATTTCCCGGCTCCCTCCATATCCGTCATTGGCAACCGAAAGAAGATAACTTCCCTCCGGCACCTCAATCCGCATCTGAGGCGTAATCTTCATGGAAAGGAGATTTCCGATGGTAATATAACCGCCCTGAAATACTTCCGTATTCTGCAGAGCTACGGTTCCGTGGCCTGCCATGACCTGAATGGTATAAATCTGTTTGTCCAGGCCTTTCAGGCATATGGTATCCTGTTCGCTGATGTCTGAAAGGGCAATCCTGCTGTTATTGTGAAAAATTCCCACATTGTCATCAAAGAAATATGTGGTGCCGCCCACGCTCACGGTCTGCATTTCTTTATCCAGGGTGAAATTATGCAGGTCATCATAGGAAAATACCGTGCTGGAAATCTGCACATTGGTCAGGGTCTCCCCTCTCCGCTCAATAGTTACCAGTTCTCCCGCTGAAATCTGGTCAATGGTCAGATTATCCCCGTATTTTCCTTTGATATAGGTTGCCCCCGTATAATTAAAAGGTTTCTCACGGGTGGTATCCCGGTCCTGCAGCGTCATGATTTTCCGTTCCGAATCAACGGCTGTCACAATATACAGCTTGCCGTCGTCTTTGGGGACCTCCACTTCCTCAAGGCCAAGATCCTCGTTATCCCGTCTCCCGGTATAGATTTCGCTTCCGTCCGTGATTTTCTTCTGGCCGGTTCCGCAGCCTGCCAGTATAAAAAGCAACAGCAGAATCCAGCTTATCCGGTATATTTTTTTCTTTTGCACGCTTATTCCTCCTTATATCCCCGAAAGTCCGGCCCCGCGATTCATTCCCTTTTCTCAGGGCAAATCTCCAATCAGGTGCAGAAAACTCTCCCTGGCTTCATTCTGGGAAATAAATTTATCCAGCTTCTCCAGATTTCTTCCGCATACCCAGGCTTTGCTGGTATTAAAGTAATGGTTTGCTATCTTCCAGAATTTCTCCGGATAGGCAAGGCGGATGTAAAGCTGCCGCATTTCCTGCTGGCTCAGCGCCCGTATCTTATGGTAGGCGCTCAGCATATCCATGCCCAGTCCCATATTCCAGTTGTGCTTTTCCAGAATTTTACGCATGAAATTCCCCAAATCCGACACCTGAATATCATAGGTGGCCTTTTCAAAATTCAATACTGCAATTCCCTGCCTGGTGAACAGTACATTGTGCTGATTGTAATCCCCGTGACAGATACCGTAAATCCCTGCTCCGGCCCCGCTCTCTTTCTCCAGTTCCTGTTTCTGGATGCTGGTCACCTCCAGCGCTTCCCCGAAAAACATGTCGAAACTTTTCAGAAATGCCATCTCAAAATCATTTTTCTTTTTCCGGGAGGAAATGAAATTACGCACTTTTTTCAGTTCTCTGGTATGGCGCTCATTTTCCTCTAACAGAGTATCTTTCCGGATTTGAAGATAGCCCGGTATTTCTTCCGGAAATGTTCTCAGAATATTATGTATATCGGCAAGCTGCCGGATTGCCTTTAAAATATCGTCTCTGCTCTTCGTATCGCATTCTCTGCCTTCGTACCAGTCCCGCACCATATAGACGGTACCGTCCACGTCCCGCACTATGGTTTTGCCCTCTCCTGTCCTGACCACACAGTCAATCCGTTCTTGTCCATGTTCCTTTAAAAATTCTAACAGACCGCACAGGAAATCTGCCCTTCCTTCGGAGCCTCTGTATTCTTTTAAAATTTTCAACCCCTGATTCGTATCGCAGATCCATGCTCCTCTGCCTTTGGACGTCTGCTTTACTTCAAACGGATACTGTTCCAAAATCAGATTTTCTCGATTATACACATAAACCCCTCCACCATGATATTCACAGGCTTATTTCCTGTGTCTTTCTATCATATGTGAAAGGGTCGGATTCTATTCAGCTTTTCTTTCAGTTTTCAGCAATTCCAGCAATTTTTCTCTGGTATTGTCCTCCGGGACCTCCAGCACGTGATCCAGCAGATGTTCCAGAACATCTCCCATCTCTTTTCCCGGCTCCATGCCCTCCTGAATCAGATCTTTCCCGTCCACGGCCAGTTCCCTTAATGTCAGGCACTGGTTTTTATCCAGAATTTCCTGATAAATCCGGCGGTATTCTTCCAGATAATCCAGCTTCTCCTTCCGCTTGTAGCGGTTTTTTGCCAGGGTATCCGCCAGCTTTACCTCAAATAAATCCGGATACTGGCGAAGCCCAACCCGGTGCATGGCCCGCCGGACTGCTGCTTCCTTCAGCTGGGGCCTGTGATCATGCCAGGCAATCAGAGCTGTCACTCTGTCTATGGTATCATTGTCAAATTTCAGCCTCCTGAGAATCTCTCCTGCCATACGTGAGCCTATATTCGGATGGCCGTAAAAATGATAGGTGCCTCCCTCATCCTGGGACTTACACACCGGCTTCGCCACATCATGAAACAGCATGGTCAGCCGGAGCACCTTGTCCGGCCGGATATTCTGAAGAGCCGCAATGGTGTGGTCCCCCACATTATAACAGTGATGGCGGTTATTCTGGGGCGTGTCCATCATGGCGTCAAATTCCGGCAGAAATACGGCGGTCATACCGGTCTCGTAAAGTGTCCGCATTTCTTCCGGATGGTCGGATACCAGCAGTTTCACCAGCTCCGTCTGGATTCGTTCGGGGCTGATGGCTCCAAGATTCTCCGCCAGGGAGGTAATCGCCTGCCTGGTCCTGTCCTCTATGGTAAATCCAAGCTGGGCCGCAAACCTTACTGCCCGCATCATCCGCAGAGCGTCCTCCCTGAACCGGTCTTCGGGATTCCCCACACAGCGGATTTTCCCTTCCTGCAAATCTCTGATACCGTCAAATACGTCAATCAGCCCTTCCCGTTCGTTATAGGCCATGGCGTTGATGGTAAAATCCCTCCGTTTCAGATCTTCAATTAAATCTGAGGTGAAGATTACTTCACTGGGATGGCGCCTGTCCTGATATTCTCCGTCTATCCGATAGGTAGTCACCTCAAACCCTTCTCTTCCTTCCAGAACCGTTACGGTTCCATGCTGAATGCCCGTATCCACGGTTTTGGGAAACAACTGTTTCACCTGCTCAGGAGAAGCAGAGGTGGTAATATCCCAGTCTCCCGGAACCCGCCCCAGAACAGAATCCCGCACGCAGCCTCCCACTGCCCAGGCCTCCCATCCTGCGTCTGTCAGGGTATCAATAATAAACTTCACTTTTCCGGGTAACTGTATTGTCATTCTCCGTCTCCTATTTGCACAAACCTGCCACTACCTGACTGATCACTTTTCCGTCTGCCTTACCCTTCAGCTCGGCCATTACTGCTTTCATAATCTGGCCTTTATTCCCGGTTGCCACAATCTCCGCAAATTTCTCCGTAATGTAAGTCCGTACCTCATCTTCTGACATAAGAGCAGGCGCATATTCCTGAATCACATCATACCGGAGCTGATATTCCGCCAGCAAATCCGTCCGCTCCGGAGGGCAGGTATCCAGCTGCTCTTTTGCTGTTTTCAGTTCCTTTAAAATCACCCGGTCCACCAGAGCTTCCGGAATGGCATCCCGGCATCCCTCGTCGATGGCCGCCTTTTTTACTGCGGAAACCAGCGCGGAAATGGCGTCTTTGCGCCCCTTCTCCTTCGCCTTCATGGCTGCTATCATATCACTCTGCAATGTTTTTATTTCCATCTGTCATTCCTCCTGTCTCTATAAAACTCTCCGCACAGTAATAATCGGGCGGTAAGTTGCGTTGTCATACCCTACGATTCCGTACGCAGTTCCTTTGGCGTGGACAATCTGTCCGTTTCCCATATAAATAGCCACATGTCCTGCATAGCAGATTAAATCCCCTGCCTGAGCATTGGCATAGCTCACTTCTTTTCCCACGGAACGCTGGGAATAGGAATAGCTTGGGATGCTGATTCCAAAATGGCCATAGACATAGCTGGTAAACCCGCTGCAGTCCGCTCCTGTGTTAGGGTCTTTCCCGCCCCACACATAGGGATTTCCCACAAAGGATAACGCATAGTTCACCACAGCGCTTCCGCTTACTCCGGTGCTGAAAGCCGGATTTTTATTTCCGCCGCCTCCCGTATTATCAGCCGTACTTCCGCCGCCGCTGTTTCCGGAATTGCCGGAAGTATTGCTGTTCCTGTTGGCGGCCGCCGCTGCTGCCGCTGCCGCAGCTTCTTCCGCTTCGCGACGTTCCCGCTCAATCCGTTCATTTTCCTGAGCAATAATGGTATTCTGGGCATTGATGGTGTCCTGATATTTTGCTGCCAGCGTCCGGGCCTCCTCCATCATGCCGCTGAAATTATCCACTTCATGTTCTTTCTGGGCAATGGTAGTCTCGAAATTCTCCTTTGCCACCTGAAATTCCTGCTGCTTTACTTCCAGTGCCTGAATCTCTTCCTCCTGCTGCTGTTCTAACATGGCCACCTGGTCTTTGGTGTTCTGATACTCTGTCAGCAGTTCTCTGTCATATTTGTAAACTTCGTTGACATATTCCACCCGGTTCAGCAGGTCCGCAATGCTGCCGGATTCCAGAATACTGGTGAGCATGGTGGAATTTCCCTTTTCATACATAAAGCGAATCCGCAGCTTCATGGCCTCGTACTGGTTCTTTTCATCCACTTTGGCCTGCTCCAGGTCTGCTTTTGTCTGTTCCAGCTCGTCCTGTTTCACTGCCAGTTCTTCTTCCAGCGTGGACAGCTCTATCATAACATTAACCAGTTCCGCATCCAGCCTGTCGATTTCGCCCCGCAGCTCCTGCTGCTGTTTTTCTATCTGATTTATCTCATTCTGTTTTGACTTTAAATTCGCTTCCGCTTCCTTTTTCTTCTGTTCCGCATCTGACTTCTTGTCCGCCAGCGCTATGGAAAACTGTGAAATTCCCATGACAATTACCAGCAATACTGCCACCAGCTTCTTTGACTTCATGCAAATCTCCTTTCTGAGTAAACTCATCACGCTCAGCCTGCCGACTGGTCATGATTTTTTTGTACAAAGTGATTATAACATCATCTTCCCATGATAGCAACCGGAGAACGTTTGTATCAAAAAAGGCAGCAAAAGTTTTTCATGCTTTTGCTGCCTTTTTCGGCCTTTTCCTATCCCACTGTTTTGATAATCAGTATTTTATCCCCTCCTTTTATCTGCTCGGAAGGCAACTGGTTGGTTTTCACAATTTCTGAAATGGTGGTATAATTTTCCCTGGCAATATTCCAGAGCTGGTCGCCTTCTTTGGCAATATAGCCGATAATGCCGGGACTTTCCTGAAGTTCTTCCATATTCAGAGGTTCTTCCTCCACTTCTTTTATCTTATGAATATTCTGCTGCTCAAACACAATGCAGTTCAGGTTCAGCACTGCTTTTACTTCCACCTGGCTGCTGTCTGTCATCACCGTGGTAAGCTGGTCGATTCCTGTCTGCAAATGATAACGGCAGGACCGGTTGATTTCCGGCACCTCAATCAGATAATGGAAGGGCAGAATGTCCTTCATGGAAGCCACCGGCATCCGGTCGTCTGCTGTCACATACAGTATATTAATCTGAAGGGTCCCTTCTACCTGAATGCCTCCTTCCACAATTTCTGTCTGTTCCACCACCGCAGTCCCTTCGCTGGCACAGATTTGCAGTATGGGCTCCTGATTTTTGTCCAGACTCATTTTTTCTGCAATTTTACATTTGGAAGCGTTGCGCAGCAGCAGCTTTTCAAAGACTGCCTCCTGATAAACGGGAGTCAGTTTCTCATTTACCGCATACAAATCTGCCACTACCTGGTCTTCGCCTTCGGTAAATACCTGTATTTCCAGATCCATCACCAGTTCCAGATGGAGCATACGTTCTTCTCCGTCATAATCGGGCTTCGCCTCCAGCTCAATTCCTGCAATATCGTACGACACATCACATACCATGTCGTCGCTGCAGCCATTGCAGTCAATCATCCCGTTAAACGGAAGGGCTGTCTCTATCCACTGTAAATGTTCTTCTTCCTCCTCCCCTTCATATAAGACAAATACAAGGGCCTCTCCCTTAATGTTAAGCTGACTGTCCATCAGGCGCATTTCCACACTGCGGAGCTGGACGCTTTTCCACAAAACCTGCCGGATATTCGGCTTGTTGGAGGGCAGCAGAATTTCTTCTTTAAAGCGCCAGGTATCCTTTTTGGCCAGAAACAGTTCCATGGCCGAAAGGGTCTGTTCCAGAAGCTGGATGCCGCCTTCCCGTTCTGCTCCTGTTATAATTTCCTCATCGTAAATCTCATCAATTTCCGCCTCCAGCGCCACCAGCGCCTTTACGCTGAGCTTTCTGGAATTGATAATGCCAATGGACAAATCTTCCATTTCCCACCGCATTTTGGCTGTATCATACTCGTTGGCCCCGTCAATGGCAAGGCTCTCCTGAAATGGAATTTCCCCGCTCATACTGTTAATCCGGCCTTCTTCCTGGTCGCTTCGGTATAACAGGGAAAATTTCAGAACGCCTTTCAGCCACACATGGTCCTGGGTGATGGTGGTTTCATCCAGCCGGATTTCTCCCTTATCCAGAATAATCCGTATCAGATCCGGTTTTGTGTCCGGCACATTGAAATCATCATCCAGGGTAATCTGTGTGGCAGCTTTTCCTTTTTCCCGATTCATATGTATATATTTTTTTGATAATTCCACAATAAAAACTCTCCAATCCTGAATATTTGTACATTTTATTCCGAATTGAAGAGTTTTATTCATTTTCCTTGTATTAACACAATTTCATTCTTATGTCTCTTGTCAGGACATCCGCATAGCTGAAAGAAAGTAACTGGGGTGGATTTTTCTCATTTTCATCGTCAACCAGTATGGTAAAAACAGAAGGATACGCTCCTTTGATCACACCTTCCTGAATGTCAACCCGGTTTCGGCCTCTGTCCAACTGAATCATGACCTTGTTACCCAACTGTCCTGAAACAGATGCACGAACTTTGTTAATATCTGCCTGTTGTACTGCCATTCTTTCCACCTCTATTCTGTTTATTCCCATGGACACTGAGCCAGGCAGGAACCTGTCTCTTCTATGGTACACTTGTTTAGTATATCACTATGTTAAAATATTGTCAAAGGGAAATATAGCCTGGATTTCGACAATTTCCGGGAATTCCTGATTTATCTTTTCATCAGAACATATATTTGGTATAATTGGCCTTGAGGAGGGGCCCGGCCTGCCGGGAGGAGTCCTGAAGGCTTGACAGGAGGGGCCCGGCCCCTCAGGAGGAATATTTATGGAACAGAGACTTATTTTTCATATTGATGTAAATTCCGCTTACCTTTCCTGGTCGGCGGTGGAAAAGTTAAAGAATGGCTCTCCGCTGGATTTGCGGGAAATTCCTGCCATTATCGGCGGCGACATGGCCAGCCGCCACGGAGTGGTTCTGGCAAAATCCATTCCTGCAAAAGCATACGGTATTTCCACAGGGGAACCTGTGGCTTACGCGCTCCGGAAATGCCCCGGCCTTCTGCTGGAGCCGCCGGATCACAACCTGTATGCCGCCTGCAGCCAGAGGCTGATGGAACTCCTGGTAACGTTCTGCCCGGCCATTGAACAGGTCAGTATTGACGAATGTTATATGGATTTTACTGATTATCGGAAAAATTATGAAAGCCCTGTGGCCGCCGCAGTCCAAATCAAAGACACGGTGCGGGATACCTTTGGTTTTACCGTTAATATCGGCATTTCCACCAATAAACTGCTGGCAAAAATGGCTTCTGATTTCCAGAAACCGGATAAGGTGCACACATTGTTCCCGGAGGAAATCCCTGCCAGAATGTGGCCCCTTCCCGTGCGGGATTTATTTATGGTAGGAAAATCCTCCGCCGCTGCTCTGAGCAAACTGGAAATCCGTACCATCGGGGACCTGGCCAGAACTGACGTCTCCATTCTGGAAAGCCATCTGAAAAGCCACGGGCGTTTAATCTGGGAATTCGCCAACGGGCTGGACGAATCTCCTGTACAGACAGAAGAAAGCGAACTGAAAGGCGTGGGGAACTCCACCACCCTGGCCAGAGACGCCGAAACCTCCGCAGACGCCAGAAAAGTACTACAGAGCCTCTGCCATCAGGTTTCCGGACGGCTGAAACGCTATGGCCAGCTCGCAGGCATGGTCAGTACGGAAATCCGCTATGCCTCCTTTATCCGGGTATCCCATCAGATGCAGCTTCCTGTCAGCACAGACAACGAACAGATTCTGTACCATCATGCCTGTCTTCTGTTTGACGAGCTGTGGAACGGAGAACCTGTCCGTCTTCTTGGTGTGCGTACCTCCCGGCTGACCACAGAGCCGGAACCGGTACAGATGTCTCTGTTCGATTTGCCCAAAACTCAGAAAGAGCTTCGGGCTGAAAAAGCCATGGAAGAACTGCAGGCAAAATTCGGAAAAGATATCATTAAAAAAGGTTTTTAAACCGGAGGATTTTCCTGCTTCATACTATACGGCAAACTGGCTGTTATAAAGTTCGGAATAAAATCCCTCTTTCTTCAGAAGTTCCTCATGGCTGCCCTGCTCCAGAATATGTCCGTCTTTCATTACCAGAATAATATCCGCCTCCTGAATGGTGGACAGGCGATGGGCTACGATAAAACTGGTCCGTCCCTGCATCATTTTCGCAAAAGCATTCTGAATCTTCATTTCTGTTCTGGTATCAATGGAGGATGTGGCTTCGTCCAGAATCAGCATGGGCGGCAGGCAGAGCATTACTCTGGCAATACAAAGAAGCTGTTTCTGTCCGGCAGACAGGCTTCCTCCCTCCTCGCCGATTACCGTGTCATAGCCCTGGGGAAGTCGTTTGATAAAGCTGTGGGCATGAGCCGCTTTTGCCGCCTCCCTGATTTCTTCCTCCGTGGCGTCTGGCCTGCCCATAATCAGGTTTTCCCGGATAGTTCCCGCTTTCAGCCAGGTTTCCTGCAATACCATCCCGTAGCTTTCCCGCAGACTCTTTCTGGTAACTTCCCGGATATCCTGATGTTCCACCTGAATGCTCCCGCTGTCCACGTCATAAAAACGCATCAGCAAATTGATCATGGTGGTTTTTCCGCACCCGGTAGGCCCCACAATGGCCACCCGCTGCCCCGGCTTTATATTCAGATTGAAATCTTCTATCAGCTTTTTCTCCGGTGTATAGGAGAAATACACATGTTCCAGATCCACGGTTCCCTTTACATCTGTTAAAACTTTCACATGTTCCGGCTCCGGTATCTGGGCTTCTTCTTCAATCAGACTGAAAATCCGCTCTGCACAGGCAAGGGCATTCTGCAGCTCCGTCACCACGCCGGAAATCTCATTAAAAGGCCTGGTATACTGGTTGGCATAGCTGAGAAAGCAGGAAAGCTGGCCTACGGTCAGCATACCTTTCATGGCAGAAAACGCGCCCACCAGTCCAACTCCCGTATACACCAGGCTGTTGACAAACCGGGTGGTGGGATTGGTCAGAGAAGAAAAAAATGTAGCCTGCAGAGAAGCCTTCTCCAGCCTTCCGTTAATCTCGTCAAAGGTTTCCAGTACCTTTTCCTCTCTGGAAAATGCCTGCACCACCTTCTGGTTTTCTATCATTTCATTAATTAATGCCGTCTGTTCTCCGCGGGTGGAGGACTGCAGCATAAACATGGAAAAAGTACGTTTTGCAATAAAGCTGGCCACAAACAGGGAAACCGGTGTAATCAGCACCACCACCAGCGTAATCTTCACATTGATACTCAGCATAAACAGCAGCGTACCCAGAATGGTAACCACTCCTGTAAACAACTGGGAAAATCCCATCAGCAGTCCGTCCGCAAACTGGTCCACATCCGCAATTACCCGGCTGACCAGCTCTCCGTGGGAATGACCGTCAATAAATTTCAGGGGCAGGATTTCGATTTTGGCAAAGGCTTCCCGCCGGATATCCTGAATCACTTCGTAAGTAATCTTATTGTTGCACACATTCATCAGCCACTGGGCCAGCGCTGTCAGGCCTGTGATGATTCCCATTTTCCCCAGAAGCCTGAAAATAATGGGAAATTCCACCTGCTCCGGCCCCAGAATATGGTCGATGACCTGCCCGGTGAGCACCGGAATATACAGGGTGGAGGCCACGGTGCCCACTGCAAAAAGCAGTGACAATACCAGAAAAATTTTATAATGTTCAATGTAGTTCAGGACTTTTTTCAAAGTCTCTGTCTGCTGTCTTTTTTTGATTTTTTCCATGATACATCAGATTCCTTTCCCATGTTCCGTCCATGTATTCATCCGGCGGCTTCCTGCTGCTTTTTATACTGAGACTCATAAATTTCCCGGTAAACGCTGCAGGTTTCCAGCAGATTTTCATGGGTTCCCATACCGGCAATTTCTCCGTCTTCCAGTACAATAATTTTATCCGCATGTTGAATGGAGGACGTGCGCTGAGACACGAGAAAAACCGTGGGATTTCCTTCCATTTCCCGGATGGATTTCCGCAGTCTGGCGTCCGTGGCATAATCCAGAGCCGAGGCACTGTCGTCCAGAATCAGGATTTCCGGTTTCCTTACCAGCGCCCGCGCAATGGTAAGCCGCTGCCGCTGTCCGCCGGAAAAGTTCTTCCCGCCCTGTTCCACCAGGGCGTCCAGCCTTCCGTCCTTTCCCTCTACCACTTCTTTTGCCTGGGCAATGCCCAATGCCTCCGCCAGTTCTTCCTCTGTGGCATCCTCTTTGCCCCAGCAGAGATTCTCCCGAATCGTTCCTTTGAACAGCACCGCCTTTTGCATAACAATTCCCACCTTCTGGCGCAGCTCCTCCAGAGAATATTCTTTCACATTTCTTCCATTAATTAATACTTCTCCCCTGGTGGCGTCATAAAACCGGGGAATCAGATGTACCAGGGATGTTTT is from Lachnospiraceae bacterium JLR.KK002 and encodes:
- a CDS encoding DNA polymerase IV; amino-acid sequence: MEQRLIFHIDVNSAYLSWSAVEKLKNGSPLDLREIPAIIGGDMASRHGVVLAKSIPAKAYGISTGEPVAYALRKCPGLLLEPPDHNLYAACSQRLMELLVTFCPAIEQVSIDECYMDFTDYRKNYESPVAAAVQIKDTVRDTFGFTVNIGISTNKLLAKMASDFQKPDKVHTLFPEEIPARMWPLPVRDLFMVGKSSAAALSKLEIRTIGDLARTDVSILESHLKSHGRLIWEFANGLDESPVQTEESELKGVGNSTTLARDAETSADARKVLQSLCHQVSGRLKRYGQLAGMVSTEIRYASFIRVSHQMQLPVSTDNEQILYHHACLLFDELWNGEPVRLLGVRTSRLTTEPEPVQMSLFDLPKTQKELRAEKAMEELQAKFGKDIIKKGF
- a CDS encoding SPOCS domain-containing protein; its protein translation is MELSKKYIHMNREKGKAATQITLDDDFNVPDTKPDLIRIILDKGEIRLDETTITQDHVWLKGVLKFSLLYRSDQEEGRINSMSGEIPFQESLAIDGANEYDTAKMRWEMEDLSIGIINSRKLSVKALVALEAEIDEIYDEEIITGAEREGGIQLLEQTLSAMELFLAKKDTWRFKEEILLPSNKPNIRQVLWKSVQLRSVEMRLMDSQLNIKGEALVFVLYEGEEEEEHLQWIETALPFNGMIDCNGCSDDMVCDVSYDIAGIELEAKPDYDGEERMLHLELVMDLEIQVFTEGEDQVVADLYAVNEKLTPVYQEAVFEKLLLRNASKCKIAEKMSLDKNQEPILQICASEGTAVVEQTEIVEGGIQVEGTLQINILYVTADDRMPVASMKDILPFHYLIEVPEINRSCRYHLQTGIDQLTTVMTDSSQVEVKAVLNLNCIVFEQQNIHKIKEVEEEPLNMEELQESPGIIGYIAKEGDQLWNIARENYTTISEIVKTNQLPSEQIKGGDKILIIKTVG
- a CDS encoding ABC transporter ATP-binding protein, with amino-acid sequence MEKIKKRQQTETLKKVLNYIEHYKIFLVLSLLFAVGTVASTLYIPVLTGQVIDHILGPEQVEFPIIFRLLGKMGIITGLTALAQWLMNVCNNKITYEVIQDIRREAFAKIEILPLKFIDGHSHGELVSRVIADVDQFADGLLMGFSQLFTGVVTILGTLLFMLSINVKITLVVVLITPVSLFVASFIAKRTFSMFMLQSSTRGEQTALINEMIENQKVVQAFSREEKVLETFDEINGRLEKASLQATFFSSLTNPTTRFVNSLVYTGVGLVGAFSAMKGMLTVGQLSCFLSYANQYTRPFNEISGVVTELQNALACAERIFSLIEEEAQIPEPEHVKVLTDVKGTVDLEHVYFSYTPEKKLIEDFNLNIKPGQRVAIVGPTGCGKTTMINLLMRFYDVDSGSIQVEHQDIREVTRKSLRESYGMVLQETWLKAGTIRENLIMGRPDATEEEIREAAKAAHAHSFIKRLPQGYDTVIGEEGGSLSAGQKQLLCIARVMLCLPPMLILDEATSSIDTRTEMKIQNAFAKMMQGRTSFIVAHRLSTIQEADIILVMKDGHILEQGSHEELLKKEGFYSELYNSQFAV
- a CDS encoding Veg family protein encodes the protein MAVQQADINKVRASVSGQLGNKVMIQLDRGRNRVDIQEGVIKGAYPSVFTILVDDENEKNPPQLLSFSYADVLTRDIRMKLC